One genomic segment of Salinigranum rubrum includes these proteins:
- a CDS encoding succinylglutamate desuccinylase/aspartoacylase family protein — translation MTTFGTANAAPGEVATGRLEVGEMRDGSSIGLPVAVVNGASSGDTLYVQAVSDGDELNGVGVISRVVPKLDPEELSGTVLFVGIVNYHAFQVAEHRNPIDDRKLNRTYPGDRNGTSSERISHATFQTAREADLILDLHQGSTSRMIDETRVRCGSRHRLHRECLRLAKTFDCGYILDQKGPDGQLARAGPDEGIPTIDPELGGSVGWDETSIQRGVDGVFNVLKGYGFLEGSVDPDRQVRAKGFDQYGSPNGGLVRFEKDLRDEVEVGDTLFEVTDPFGTVKARVTADSSGVFWRTRRLPQVASGEYVCSVGTDIDSY, via the coding sequence ATGACAACGTTCGGAACGGCGAACGCGGCTCCTGGGGAGGTGGCGACAGGGCGGCTGGAGGTCGGCGAGATGCGCGACGGAAGTTCTATCGGGCTCCCGGTCGCCGTCGTCAACGGCGCCTCGTCCGGTGACACGCTGTACGTGCAGGCGGTCAGCGACGGCGACGAACTCAACGGCGTCGGCGTCATCAGTCGTGTCGTCCCGAAACTCGACCCCGAGGAACTCTCCGGGACCGTCCTGTTCGTCGGCATCGTCAACTACCACGCCTTCCAGGTGGCCGAACACCGCAACCCCATCGACGACCGGAAGCTGAACCGGACCTACCCCGGGGACCGAAACGGGACGTCGTCGGAGCGGATCAGCCACGCGACGTTCCAGACGGCGCGGGAGGCGGACCTCATCCTCGACCTCCACCAGGGGTCGACCAGCCGAATGATCGACGAGACGCGGGTGCGGTGTGGCTCGCGCCACCGCCTCCACCGCGAGTGCCTCCGCCTCGCGAAGACGTTCGACTGCGGCTACATCCTCGACCAGAAGGGCCCCGACGGGCAACTCGCTCGGGCCGGCCCCGACGAGGGGATTCCCACCATCGACCCCGAACTCGGCGGGAGCGTCGGCTGGGACGAGACGAGCATCCAGCGGGGCGTCGACGGCGTCTTCAACGTGCTCAAAGGCTACGGCTTTCTGGAGGGGAGCGTCGACCCCGACCGGCAGGTCCGCGCGAAGGGGTTCGACCAGTACGGCTCGCCCAACGGCGGCCTCGTCCGCTTCGAGAAGGACCTCCGCGACGAGGTCGAGGTCGGCGATACCCTGTTCGAGGTGACGGACCCCTTCGGAACCGTGAAGGCGCGCGTCACCGCCGACTCTTCGGGTGTGTTCTGGCGGACGCGCCGCCTCCCGCAGGTCGCAAGCGGCGAGTACGTCTGCTCGGTCGGGACGGACATCGATTCCTACTAA
- a CDS encoding DUF7504 family protein, translating into MSGDRRAVRGEHGLSAVELLPRLKREGCNLLVSGAVSETTANRASQLLLGSADIERKRVLVRTEKTGPVDGLLPPGVSADDRDVRVVQYRPCPEDADPLASLARRVAEAVTALDSLSPPLVGGELRLVVTSLESILADHDVLAIEQFLRCVTDAVSGVRGMGHYRYADSRAGLSSLPTERLFDAFVDLRDTPDAGQRLSIPSRQSTDWLDL; encoded by the coding sequence ATGTCGGGAGACCGCCGAGCCGTGAGGGGGGAGCACGGGCTGTCGGCGGTCGAGCTCCTCCCACGGCTCAAACGTGAAGGCTGTAACCTGCTCGTCTCGGGAGCGGTCTCGGAGACGACGGCGAACCGCGCCTCGCAGTTGCTGCTCGGCTCCGCTGACATCGAGCGGAAGCGAGTGCTCGTTCGGACCGAGAAGACGGGACCCGTGGACGGGCTGTTACCACCAGGCGTCTCCGCCGACGACAGAGACGTCCGCGTCGTGCAGTACCGCCCCTGTCCCGAAGACGCTGACCCGCTCGCGTCGCTCGCGCGTCGCGTCGCCGAAGCCGTCACCGCGCTCGACTCGCTCTCGCCGCCGCTGGTCGGCGGCGAACTCCGTCTCGTGGTCACGTCGCTCGAATCGATCCTGGCCGACCACGACGTCCTCGCCATCGAACAGTTCCTCCGGTGTGTGACGGACGCCGTCTCGGGCGTCCGCGGAATGGGTCACTACCGCTATGCCGACTCCCGCGCGGGGCTCTCGTCGCTGCCGACCGAGCGCCTGTTCGACGCTTTCGTCGACCTTCGCGACACGCCCGACGCGGGACAGCGACTGTCGATTCCCTCCCGGCAGTCGACGGACTGGCTCGACCTCTGA
- a CDS encoding MFS transporter: MADTETGVRGTVRQFLALDGDVLVLSVAMFAFSLGFQMTGRYMPRYLSVIGAGSLAIGLYGSFGNLISAVYPYPGGAVSDRIGSRTALTAFGLASTLGFVVWYAAGPLAGVPLGPTSAGVVVVFLGLVLSQAWKSFGLGATFAVVKQSVAPDKLATGFASTETVRRLAFLLGPLLAAAILARFAFDVGFRYVLLVAAAFGAVGTLAQHVLYDASADSFGKSFAGVETVVDDIRSLPSPLRPLLVGDTLVRFANGMVYVFFVIVVTEFLEVSVTLPLVGRLSPDAFFGVLLAVEMAVALLTMVPVAKLAERVGLKPVVALGFAVYAVFPVLLVSAPADPLVVGVLFALSGLRFAGLPAHKALIVGPAEANAGGRVVGSYYLVRNAITIPSAAVGGWLYAGSPAVAFGVATVVGLVGTGYFLLAGEEFEAYR; the protein is encoded by the coding sequence ATGGCCGACACGGAGACCGGTGTTCGGGGCACCGTCCGACAGTTCCTCGCGCTCGACGGCGACGTGCTCGTCCTCTCCGTGGCGATGTTCGCGTTCAGTCTCGGCTTCCAGATGACCGGCCGGTACATGCCGCGCTACCTGAGCGTCATCGGTGCCGGGAGCCTCGCAATCGGCCTCTACGGGAGCTTCGGGAACCTCATCAGCGCCGTCTACCCCTATCCGGGTGGCGCCGTCTCCGACCGTATCGGCTCCCGGACGGCGCTCACGGCGTTCGGACTCGCCTCGACGCTCGGGTTCGTCGTCTGGTACGCCGCCGGCCCGCTCGCCGGCGTTCCCCTCGGCCCCACGTCGGCCGGCGTCGTCGTCGTCTTCCTCGGACTGGTGCTCTCGCAGGCGTGGAAGTCGTTCGGACTCGGCGCGACGTTCGCCGTCGTCAAACAGAGCGTCGCTCCCGACAAACTGGCGACCGGGTTCGCGTCGACCGAGACCGTCCGTCGACTGGCCTTCCTCCTCGGACCGCTGCTCGCGGCGGCCATCCTCGCGCGGTTCGCCTTCGACGTCGGCTTCCGGTACGTCCTGCTCGTCGCTGCCGCCTTCGGTGCCGTCGGGACGCTCGCCCAGCACGTCCTCTACGACGCCTCCGCGGACTCGTTCGGGAAGTCGTTCGCGGGCGTCGAGACGGTCGTCGACGACATCCGGTCGCTCCCCTCTCCCTTGCGGCCGCTGCTCGTCGGCGACACGCTCGTTCGGTTCGCCAACGGGATGGTGTACGTCTTCTTCGTCATCGTCGTCACCGAGTTTCTCGAAGTCTCCGTGACCCTCCCGCTCGTCGGGCGGCTCTCGCCCGACGCGTTCTTCGGCGTGCTCCTCGCCGTGGAGATGGCCGTCGCCCTCCTGACGATGGTCCCGGTGGCGAAACTCGCCGAGCGGGTTGGGCTGAAACCGGTCGTCGCCCTCGGGTTCGCCGTCTACGCGGTGTTCCCGGTGCTGCTCGTCTCCGCGCCGGCCGACCCGCTCGTCGTCGGCGTCCTCTTCGCGCTGTCGGGGCTTCGCTTCGCGGGCCTGCCGGCGCACAAGGCGCTCATCGTCGGGCCGGCGGAGGCGAACGCGGGAGGGCGGGTCGTCGGCTCGTACTACCTCGTCCGCAACGCGATAACGATACCGAGCGCCGCCGTCGGCGGGTGGCTCTACGCGGGGTCGCCGGCCGTCGCCTTCGGCGTCGCCACGGTCGTCGGACTCGTCGGGACGGGCTACTTCCTGCTCGCGGGCGAGGAGTTCGAGGCCTACCGGTAG
- a CDS encoding DUF7536 family protein yields the protein MTDEVPGRPSSGGLVQALNVPRNAKLGVLSGVVLAVAVYLFRVLELFGPFAGTRQYPILGAEGWFLLLAFVLASSTALLVTALLTVVSAYRLSRELSR from the coding sequence GTGACAGACGAGGTCCCTGGTCGCCCCTCCTCGGGCGGCCTCGTCCAGGCGCTGAACGTCCCGCGGAACGCGAAGCTGGGCGTGCTCTCCGGTGTCGTGCTGGCCGTCGCCGTTTACCTGTTTCGCGTCCTCGAACTGTTCGGTCCGTTCGCCGGTACGCGACAGTACCCGATCCTCGGTGCCGAAGGGTGGTTCCTCCTCCTCGCGTTCGTCCTCGCGTCGTCGACGGCACTGCTCGTGACGGCGCTTCTCACCGTCGTCTCCGCGTACCGACTCTCGCGAGAACTCTCGCGCTGA
- a CDS encoding DUF7344 domain-containing protein: protein MARTSGRGAADDRLVGELVTSPQRREVVRHLIDSDGAATFDDVVSVLTGEEERTMTAVRLHHVHLPKLESAGAVEWDEETEVIELTSRARVAVDSVTGMEPFGDLVEN, encoded by the coding sequence ATGGCGCGAACCAGCGGGAGAGGAGCGGCCGACGACCGACTCGTCGGCGAACTGGTCACCTCCCCACAGCGGCGCGAGGTCGTGCGGCACCTCATCGACAGTGACGGGGCGGCGACGTTCGACGACGTCGTCAGCGTACTCACGGGAGAGGAGGAACGGACGATGACGGCCGTCCGACTCCACCACGTCCACCTCCCGAAACTCGAATCGGCGGGGGCCGTGGAGTGGGACGAGGAGACGGAAGTGATCGAGTTGACGTCACGGGCGCGGGTGGCTGTCGACAGCGTGACCGGGATGGAGCCGTTCGGCGACCTCGTGGAGAACTGA